The Streptomyces sp. NBC_01463 DNA window CACACCGCCGACCGCCGTGCCGCGCTCTCGGCGCGCTTCCCCGGCGAGCGGCTGGTCATCCCGGCCGGCCGGCTCAAGACGCGGTCCAACGACACCGAGTACGCCTTCCGCGCCTCCACCGAGTACGCGTACCTGACCGGTGACCAGACCCAGGACGGCGTTCTCGTCCTGGAGCCGAAGGGCGAGGGCCACGAGGCGACCGTCTACCTGCTGCCGCGCTCCGACCGTGAGAACGGCGAGTTCTGGCTCGACGGGCAGGGCGAGCTCTGGGTCGGCCGCCGCCACTCCCTCACCGAGGCGGGGACCCTGCTGGGCATCCCGGCGAAGGACGTCCGCGAGCTGCCCGCCGCGCTGACCGAGGCCACCGGTCCGGTGCGTAACGTCCGCGGTCACGACGCGGGCATCGAAGCCGCGCTGACCGACAAGGTCACCGCGGAGCGCGACGAGGAGCTGCGGGTCTTCCTCTCCGAGGCGCGCCTGGTCAAGGACGCGTTCGAGATCGCCGAGCTGGCGAAGGCCTGCGACATCACCGCGCGCGGCTTCGAGGACGTCGTGAAGGTCCTCGACAAGGCCGAGGCGACGAGCGAGCGCTACATCGAGGGAACGTTCTTCCTCCGCGCCCGCATCGAGGGCAACGACATCGGCTACGGCTCGATCTGCGCCGCGGGCCCGCACGCCACCACCCTGCACTGGGTGCGCAACGACGGCGCGGTGCGCTCCGGCGAACTGCTGCTGCTCGACGCCGGT harbors:
- a CDS encoding aminopeptidase P family protein, with protein sequence MSEELTPENPETEETEPVKQRKNGLYPGVSDELAANMKSGWADTELHGLEPIAQAGHTADRRAALSARFPGERLVIPAGRLKTRSNDTEYAFRASTEYAYLTGDQTQDGVLVLEPKGEGHEATVYLLPRSDRENGEFWLDGQGELWVGRRHSLTEAGTLLGIPAKDVRELPAALTEATGPVRNVRGHDAGIEAALTDKVTAERDEELRVFLSEARLVKDAFEIAELAKACDITARGFEDVVKVLDKAEATSERYIEGTFFLRARIEGNDIGYGSICAAGPHATTLHWVRNDGAVRSGELLLLDAGVETNDLYTADVTRTLPIDGTFTPLQRKIYDAVYEAQEAGIAAVKPGAEFRDFHDAAQRVLTEKLVEWGLLGDLSVDKVLELGLQRRWTLHGTGHMLGMDVHDCAAARTESYVNGTLEPGVCLTVEPGLYFQADDLTVPAEYRGIGVRIEDDILVTEDGNRNLSDKLPRQADEVEAWMARLKG